The following are encoded together in the Phaseolus vulgaris cultivar G19833 chromosome 9, P. vulgaris v2.0, whole genome shotgun sequence genome:
- the LOC137821300 gene encoding probable beta-1,4-xylosyltransferase IRX9H, protein MASIRRTLSPVARAGTATNVEVCSVASPLSKSSSSPQNWSPLVGLDYRAFVFGAFSPRSFRGLERSKPRGQLWRKVLFHFFICFVVGVSIGLIPLASIHMSMNFMPKHRAFSFEVISATGNFQQLENVAINVAPSINETVNFNASLYVTAKEPELIDEVAYNISNSQISEHSHVVSQKLLIIVTPTYNHLFQAYYLHRLSQTLKLVSPPMLWIVVEMTSQSEETADILRSSGIMYRHLICKTNITDPNHRSILQRNIAMAHIEAHRLDGIVYFADDDNIYSVELFQQMREIRRFGTWTVARLSGDKSRFVLQGPICNGSQVIGWHTYESNGKSKRFHAEMSGFAFNSTILWDPKKWHRPTLEPIRQLDSVKESLRVSTLIEQVIEDESQMEGLMDNCSRVMVWHIDLESSYSSYPQKWILKNNLDAIFQLPLV, encoded by the exons ATGGCGTCTATTCGAAGAACTTTGTCCCCTGTTGCTAGAGCTGGAACTGCAACAAATGTTGAAGTCTGTTCTGTAGCTTCTCCGTTGTCCAAGTCGTCGTCAAGTCCCCAGAACTGGTCACCTTTAGTTGGATTGGACTACCGTGCTTTTGTGTTTGGTGCTTTCTCCCCAAGGTCTTTCAGGGGTCTTGAGAGATCAAAGCCTAGGGGCCAGCTTTGGAGGAAGGTGCTTTTCCATTTCTTCATATGTTTTGTGGTTGGTGTTTCTATTGGACTCATCCCACTTGCATCAATACACATGTCAATGAATTTCATGCCAAAACATCGAGCTTTCTCATTTGAGGTGATATCTGCAACGGGAAATTTCCAGCAGCTTGAAAATGTAGCGATAAATGTGGCGCCATCAATCAATGAGACTGTGAATTTTAATGCTTCTTTGTATGTAACTGCGAAAGAACCAGAACTAATAGATGAAGTGGCATATAATATATCGAACAGCCAAATCAGTGAACATTCACATGTGGTATCTCAGAAGCTTCTCATCATTGTGACTCCAACATACAATCATCTATTTCAAGCATATTACTTGCATCGCTTGTCACAAACGTTAAAACTGGTCTCACCTCCCATGTTGTGGATTGTTGTTGAGATGACATCCCAATCTGAAGAAACTGCTGACATCTTAAGGAGTAGTGGGATTATGTACAGACATCTCATTTGTAAAACGAATATAACCGACCCAAACCATAGGAGCATTCTTCAAAGAAATATTGCAATGGCTCACATTGAAGCTCATCGTCTTGATGGAATTGTTTACTTTGCAGATGATGATAACATCTACTCAGTAGAGCTCTTTCAGCAAATGAGAGAAATAAG GCGATTTGGAACATGGACTGTAGCAAGATTATCAGGGGATAAAAGTAGATTTGTCTTGCAAGGGCCCATTTGTAATGGAAGTCAAGTAATTGGATGGCATACGTATGAATCAAATGGGAAATCCAAAAGATTTCATGCTGAAATGTCGGGTTTTGCATTCAATAGTACAATACTCTGGGATCCAAAGAAGTGGCATCGCCCTACTCTGGAACCTATCAGGCAACTTGACTCAGTCAAGGAAAGTTTGAGG GTCAGCACATTGATTGAGCAGGTGATTGAAGATGAAAGTCAAATGGAGGGCTTGATGGACAACTGCTCGAGAGTTATGGTCTGGCATATTGATCTTGAATCATCTTATTCGTCCTATCCTCAGAAATGGATTTTAAAGAACAACCTAGATGCCATTTTTCAGCTTCCACTTGTGTGA